The following are encoded in a window of Magnolia sinica isolate HGM2019 chromosome 11, MsV1, whole genome shotgun sequence genomic DNA:
- the LOC131218578 gene encoding cold-regulated 413 plasma membrane protein 2-like produces the protein MGKMAYLAMKTDSENLIASDFKEIGIAAKKLANDAIKLGGLGFGTTFLKWVAAFAAIYLLILDRTNWKTNMLTSLLVPYIFFTLPSILFNVLRGEVGKWIAFIAVVLRLFFPRHFPDWLEMPGSLILLLVVAPSLFAHTFRDGLVGIIICLFIGCYLLQEHIRASGGFRNAFTKSHGISNTIGIVLLFVYPVWALVLHFL, from the exons ATGGGGAAGATGGCGTATCTAGCAATGAAGACTGACAGCGAAAATCTGATCGCATCCGATTTCAAGGAGATTGGAATCGCTGCGAAGAAGCTCGCCAATGACGCTATCAAGCTCGGCGGCCTCGGCTTCGGTACCACCTTCCTCAAATGGGTTGCTGCCTTTGCCGCCAT ATATTTGTTGATCTTGGATCGAACAAACTGGAAGACAAACATGTTGACTTCCCTTTTAGTCCCTTACATTTTCTTTACTCTGCCTTCAATCTTGTTCAACGTGCTAAG GGGAGAGGTTGGAAAATGGATTGCCTTCATTGCCGTTGTATTGCGGCTCTTCTTTCCTCGACACTTCCCAG ACTGGTTAGAGATGCCTGGATCGTTGATTCTTCTTCTGGTGGTTGCACCGAGCCTTTTTGCCCACACATTCAGGGATGGCCTGGTGGGTATCATTATATGCCTGTTCATCGGCTGTTACCTGCTGCAAGAGCACATCCGAGCATCTGGCGGGTTCCGGAACGCCTTCACTAAGAGCCATGGCATCTCTAACACCATCGGCATCGTCCTCTTGTTTGTCTACCCTGTCTGGGCCCTGGTACTTCATTTCCTCTGA